The DNA sequence GGCTTCTGGTGAGCGGCTGTGATTGGCCGTTCGAATGTTGACGCCGTCCACACCGCGATCCAGACAAAAACGGAGCATGTCCAGCCAATGCCGGCGCACCTCGGGGTAGATGGGATGTAGGTTGCCGGTCAAATACTCCGGCTTGCCGCAGGCAACAGCTACATATCCCACTTTGTAAAGCACGTGCGATTCAGTCACTTTTTGACGTTCATCGAACGCATAAAAATCCCGGTAAAGACCTGCGGCGCCGCCCTCCTGCAGCACTTTTTTTACTTGCGCCGATTGAAAGTAGGGGAGGATGATATCCCAGATCTCTGGATACTGATCCCGCATGCTTTTAAAACCAGTTCGTCCCGAGCTCAAGATAAACGGAATCCCAACACCATGATCGTCTATCAGTTCGACTATTTTCCCACGTTCATTGGCAAAATCACCGTCGCCATCAGCCAGGGAACAGCGTATCAAGATGTAGGGATGCTCGGCGTTCAGCTGCAGTTCCTCCAAATGAAGAATGCGGCAGAACCTGCTTTTGGGGAACCCGTTGCGCCACTCGACGGTTTCGCGGAAAGAGACCGGGCCGTCATAGCGCTGAAAGCCATTGTTCTTATCGCTGGTCCACAGGGAGAGATGTTCCGGTCTGATGCGCGTGGGTTTGTCGTCCTGTTTTACCAGTCGAATGGCTGCTACGGAGCCGGCGCTGCGGAACGTGCCGGGCCGGCGCAGCAAGCACATGTGCGGATGCTCGGCGACAAAGGAACGCATGTTTGGATAGACGCCGCGCATATCCTTAAGAACCTGAACGCCTGCCGGCACGGGTACGGAATGCGGCAACGCGTTGCCGCTGCCGCCGCCTTCAAAGGGCTTCAGCTCTGCGAAAATTTCAAGTCCGTGGTCGTGCGCCGACGCCACCGCTTCCCGAATCAGGTCAAAACCGTTGGGAATGGGATCATAAAAGGTGTATACGGGATTGAACATCCATTGATGGCGGTCAACGCCGATGGCGCGGAGATAATGGTGCAGGCTATCAAGATGCTCTCTGGTGAACAACTCGCTGCGACCGAGGATATTGTCGAAATAATCCGTCGTCGCCAGCAGCTTCTTATTATTTTTCATCATTATTTGAAGAGCTGAATGCCCAGGGTAACGACGAACATGGAGATGGATCGTTCTTCCCCTAAAACGACCATGTCTCTGCTCACGATCTCGGGAAAAATCGTCTCCGATATTTTTTTTCTGCCCTCATAACGCGGATGGCGCAAATCCAGATAACGAAAGCCGAGATTGTAGCGCTGATCATAGAGAACGCCAATGCCCCACTCAAATCCAAAATCCCTTGCAAAATCGAAATGAGCCTCTTCGACGATCAAACCGTCCACGCTCGCTTGCCGGGAAGCCATTTTGGAAAAATTGATGCCGGCCTGTAAAAGGCCGTAGAGGGTGAATTCGGCGGTAAACTGGTAATCGTAGCGAAAGCCGGTCATCACCGGCAGGTTCAACCAGTGCCCGTAGTCAAGCGTCAAAGCGACGGAATCACCCAATTCTTTGCGAAAATCAGCCTGCAGCGCCTCTGTTTTTGAGCCGTTGCACACCCCTTTGACGCTGAACAGCCACTGCAAGCCGCGGAAGCCGACCGGCGAGACCAATTCAGCGCCCAAGCCGTATCCGGTGGCCGCCAGCCCTATCTGGCGGCCGATGGAAAAACCGGATCGCCGCGTCAATTGGCTGTCGTCGGCCAGCTCTTTGCCATAATCCCCGGCCGGCAGAGCGCCCATGCCGTAAAGATGAACGGCTAATTCGCTTCCCTGACCGAAAGCGCAGCGAGTGATGAACGCAAGCATGATAAGCACCCAATAACGCTTCATGCTGTTTTTCCTTTCCTGCATCAATAATCGCTTTCGACCTGACTCATGGACTGGGCCAACTGATACGGATGCGTTCTGCGAAGGTAACGACACCCGGAGTGGCCGCAAAAATGCAGCCACATCCGGGGTTCGGACTCGTGACAATCACCCCTCATCCACTTATTTCATCATAACCATTTTTCTGGTTTGTACCTGTCCATCGGCCTGGAGACGGCAGATATAGACCCCGTTGCTCGCCTGATGTCCGGCCTCATTCAAGCCGTTCCACGAAATCTGATACGCACCCGCGGACTGCCGTTTTTGGTTGATCAAGGTCGTTACCCACTGTCCCAGCGCATTGTAGATGGCCAAATGGACCGTTGCGGCGGTCTGCAATTGATAAGACAGGGTCGTTCCCGGATTAAACGGATTCGGATGATTCTGCTGCAGCGTAAAGATCGCGGGGGTATGCACCGCATGGAATTCGGTCACGCCGGTTGTGAGCCAGGCCTGCCACTGGGCTTTTTTATCCGGAAACCAATTCAGATCGCCGACGGGAAAACCGCCTTCGGCATGTGTGTAGGCGGCGGCCGTCGATGGATAATCAAAATCGAACTCATCGGGCGCTGGGCCGATGCTGGCGGGATCGGCGTCCAGAGCGGCCATGCCATTTCGATCCGCGCGCGGATCAGGATTGCCCTCGTTGCTAAAGTTGGTGATAATGCGATGGTGCGCATATGCGGCGATCACGGACGGATCCGGCGGATCGGACAGCGCCGGATATTCAACGATGTTGTTCTCAGCCGTCATGTTGGGAAACCGATCGATGAAGGCTTGCGTTCTCAGGTTGAACAGCACCGAAGTTCTTCGATGGTCGACGCTGTTCAGCATGGCCGTTATCTCCGGGGAATAGCCGCAGACATTATGGGCGATACGGATCACGCGATCCGTTTCCGCCGCCAGGGTCGATTTCAGCGAGTCGATGGTGACGCATTCATCTCTGGTGCTGTCTGAGCTGACAAGCGTCGAGTCGTAGACGCTTCCCTCAAAGTCGCAATCCATAAAAAGATTATTGGTGATAATCCCATGGACCATCCGTTCCGTTCTGAAACGGCCGCCGAGTTCATAAAAGGTGTTATGATCAAAGATCAGATTATGGATGACGCCGCTGCCTTCCAACGGAAAATGGCTGCAGAGATACAGAGTGCAGTTTTGGATTAAGATGGAGTCCTGCGTGTTGCTGCGGGTATCGATTATCCGTCCATTGCTGGGATTGGCCAGCAGTATGGAATTGCGCAGCGTCGAATTGGTGAGCAAAAGTTTCTGGCCTTCGGCGTTCATGCGGATGAGGGTTTGGGCTTCATGATCCAAAAAGCAGTCATCGATGATGATGCGCGCTTTTTTACCATCGCAGCGGAACATGTTTTTGCCGGCCTGATTACCGAGGTTATCGATGCCCGACACGTACAATCCCCGCACCTCGATGTCGCCGCCGGGCTGGAAGGCGTTGCCGGCAGATCCGGATTCAGTCACAGCAGGAATGAGCATCGGCCTGGGGCCGCTGCCTTTGGCCGCCACAACTCGAAGCGGAGCGGCTTGAATGCCTTTGAGGATGCCGTTCAGCAGATAGTAGCCGCCGCGTTCCAGCCGGTACACCCGGTTCAGGTTTTTCGGCCCGCCCGTGGCCGAGGTGTCGCCCTGAATGGCCCGATTGAGCGTTTCATATCCTTGCGGCACATCCAAGGTATCGGGTTCCTGGCTGTAAACGTTCAGTGCAGTCAACGACAGGAGGAACCATCCCGTCAACACCATGGCGGTAACAACTTTTCGTCTCATCGCACGTCTCCTTTTATTTGATAAAGTGGCTTTAGAATGCATACCCGATCCCGAAATCAGTGGTCCAACCATAGTACTCCTGATGGGTGAGAAAGCGTGTAGCCTGTTGGTAGGATTCATCCGGCTCATTCGCGATGTTGTTCCAATTGAAAAAAAGTCTGAGATGTTTGCTCAGGCGATAGTTGGCCGAGAGATCCCAGCGCATCAAATCGGCGGTAAATCCATCCAGCTCAGGCCGCTCGCCCACTTGGGAAAGGGTTTTCCCCTGATGCAGCATGGATACTCTGGCGGATAACGGCCCTTTGTCGTAGCCGATGGAAACATTCATAATGTCATTGGCCTGATCCGGCATTCTTCCGACGCGAAAGCTATCGACCACCGTAGTCCTGACAAACGGAAATACGTTGATCTTTTGCTGCCGGACAAAAGAACGCGGAAACTTGGTTTCAGACCACAGATGGGTGAAATTGATATTCAACACCAGCCCGTTGAACGGGTTGGGCAACCAGTCGAACCGGGTTTGCCATTCCGCCTCCCATCCTTTGACTTTAGTCAGGTTGGGATTGTTTTCCGGCTGAATCAGGGTCAAACCCTGCAGATCTGATGTATAACCTTCTTTTTGGGCGTTCAAAATCTTGTGACCGGTCCGCATGAAAATCAAATCTGATATTTCTTTGTAAAATCCACCGCAGGTGAGCAAGCCCAGTTTATTGCCGTAAAAAGATAAAAACAGGTCATAGTTGTTGGAGATCTGCGGTTTCAGATCCGGCCTGCCGAATTCGACGGTCTGTGCCGAACCGTCCACCGCTTTCAACGGCATGAGATAATCCAGCCTTGGCCGGGAAAGTGTTTTGGTGTAGGCCAATCGCAGGTCGAACCAGTTAGTGGGTCTAACGCGGACATGCATCATGGGAAACCAACGGGCGTAGGTTTTGGTGGCCGTGGTGTCGTAAACAACCGGATCATCCAACCCGGGTTCTGTTTCCGAATCGGCGATCCAGCCTTTGCGGCCGGTCATATCCGTATGCGTGTGTTCATAGCGCACGCCGGGCAAAATCATCAAAAGCCGGCCCAAATTCCATTCGGACATGACATAGCCGGCGGCGACGGCCTCAGTGGTTTCATAATCGTCCAAATCCTCAATCGACGAGCCAATGAGTAGCGAGTCGAGCACATAGACCTGCATCAGATGGTTTAACTCGTCGGCATCCAGCCTGTAACCAAAGTCGTACCGACCATCCAGATAATCCGTCGCTTTGAATGTGG is a window from the bacterium genome containing:
- a CDS encoding T9SS type A sorting domain-containing protein gives rise to the protein MRRKVVTAMVLTGWFLLSLTALNVYSQEPDTLDVPQGYETLNRAIQGDTSATGGPKNLNRVYRLERGGYYLLNGILKGIQAAPLRVVAAKGSGPRPMLIPAVTESGSAGNAFQPGGDIEVRGLYVSGIDNLGNQAGKNMFRCDGKKARIIIDDCFLDHEAQTLIRMNAEGQKLLLTNSTLRNSILLANPSNGRIIDTRSNTQDSILIQNCTLYLCSHFPLEGSGVIHNLIFDHNTFYELGGRFRTERMVHGIITNNLFMDCDFEGSVYDSTLVSSDSTRDECVTIDSLKSTLAAETDRVIRIAHNVCGYSPEITAMLNSVDHRRTSVLFNLRTQAFIDRFPNMTAENNIVEYPALSDPPDPSVIAAYAHHRIITNFSNEGNPDPRADRNGMAALDADPASIGPAPDEFDFDYPSTAAAYTHAEGGFPVGDLNWFPDKKAQWQAWLTTGVTEFHAVHTPAIFTLQQNHPNPFNPGTTLSYQLQTAATVHLAIYNALGQWVTTLINQKRQSAGAYQISWNGLNEAGHQASNGVYICRLQADGQVQTRKMVMMK